The following DNA comes from Mastomys coucha isolate ucsf_1 unplaced genomic scaffold, UCSF_Mcou_1 pScaffold11, whole genome shotgun sequence.
TACAGTGGCTGGCTGTGCTAGGATGATGCTCTAGAGTGGCTGTGCTAGGATGATACTCTTCAGTGGCCGTGCTAGGATGATGCTCTTCAGTGGCCGTGCTAGGATGATGCTCTTCAGTGGCCGTGCTAGGATGATGCTCTTCAGTGGCCGTGCTAGGATGCTTAgttgatactttctttttttcttttttaactacaGTGGCTGGCTATGCTAGGATGATGCTCTAGTGTGACTATGCTAGGATGATGCTCTTCAGTGGCCGTGCTAAGATGATGCTCTAATGTGACCGTGCTAGGATGATGCTCTTCAGTGGCCGTGCTAGGATGCTTAgttgatactttcttttttaactttcaaCTCATTATGGAGTTGGGTGGGAATGTTAACACCTTCATACATGAACGCAAATCTGAACTTAAGACCATGGaactggctgggcatggtggtgcacacctgtaactcaGGATTAGGGAGAACATGACAAGACTGGGACAAATCTGAGTCTAGGCTACAGCTGGCCTCCAATGGAGAGGGGGATGGTTGTATCTATCTATTCCACATCAATAGGTTTTGTTTGAAAGCAAAGCCTGGCCTTGAGACCCAGGTCAGATCCCAACCCAGCAGACAATTGCCCTTCCTCTCCACACGACTGCCAGCCACTCTCAGTAGCCACCCAGCTTGCTACAGCTGAGAGAAAGCTGGTACCAGATGACTGAACCCCAGTGCAAACCCAGGCTCAAAAGGATACAGCTGAAGGAAAACTGGGGGACAGCCTAGGCTTGGCCTCTTCAGGGCCTGAAACCAGGTGGGGCAGAGGGGCTATCAAGATGCAGAGCTAGGGGTAGCCAACTTCTCACTGCCCAGGGCACTGCAGGGGTACTATGATGTGAGGCGGGTGAACGATGCAGACAAGGAGCCCATGCTCTTCATGGTGGACACGCTAAAATCCATCCTAAAGGAGGTAAGGTGTGTGGCCCCGGGGAGGCTGATGGGTTGGGCATGTGTCTGCTCCGAACTCGACTTCAATTCCTTTGATCTCCTGGGTTGACATCACTCCAGATCCAAGAACGGGCAGGCCTCATCCGTCTATGGCCAGTCCCCCAAAACTTGGAACATCTATTTAGTCAAGAATTCAGGAGAGACAGCATTTGTTGGCAGAATTTTATTATCTTCCCCTAACTCCCAGCCGGGCTTAATTCTGAGGTGTACCTCCTAGaagctactgtgaacagacaaGGGCCGGTCAGAGGTTGCCTCTGACCCACTTGGAGGCAGTTGGCCACGGGTGTCTCCTGAGTGGGTGGCATCTCACCAGCCACCCCCTTCCTCCAGCGGTTCCAGTTTGTGGAAGTGCCAGGAAATCACTATGTCCACATGAACAAGCCTCAGATTCTGGCTGGAGtcatcagctccttcctccaggacCTACCGAGGACGACCTCTTCCAGGCTGTAGCGCTGGTCTGGGGTCTTGTTCCCACTTTCTAGCTTCCACTGGATCTTGAGCACTCATCCCACAAAATAGGTGGGGTGGGCGTGAGTCTCACTGGACTGGGAGAGGCAGCAGAGACTCCTTCAGCAGAGCGAGGGGCAGGGAAAGAAGATTCTGGTCTCACCTGTAACTGTGAGAAGGGGACTGGGTGTTAGGAAGCAGGGCTGGGGCTGACCCTCGGGGCTGAGGCTTCTGGAGCCTGTCCTTGCCACCAGCTGTGTGGAAATAAAATCTCTTGTCTTCACTACGTTCCAAGTGGCTGTTATCAGGAGGGCTTCGTGGAGGGCAAGCTTGTCAGATGGTCAGCCAGGTTTCCTGGGACTGTCTTTACAGGcaggagagggcagaggcagcTCTGTGAAGGCCAAATCCTCCTACAAGGCAGCCCTGCCCTGCTCTTCCAGCCTGTGTGGGAAACAGCTACTTCTTGTCAGAACAGCTCAATAGGGTCGGAATTTACGCTGGGCACGCATCAGTTCAATCCTCTGCTTGTCCTCCTCAAACTTCTTTCGCAACTGTGCCAAGTctgggggtgaggggaacacaAAGTCGGTCACATGGCATAAGTATGCAGGAACTGCCACTATCCCACTAAGAGCCCCCTGCTATGTCCCCTATTCCTGCTGCACCCTGGGGTCAAAGTCAGGATCTTGCACAGAGACAGAACTGGACATTTACAGCTGCTCTAGAGGTCTAGGCTGAGGtgggagagaagcccagagaagttGGCCCAGGGGCACCTTTTCCTagatgtggccttggagtagaGGGCTCTAGAATTCAGCAATTAACCAAATGACTCAAGTCAGAGAGGTGGCATCTAGAGCTCTACGGAGGAAGGACAGAGGCTGCTCAGGTGACATGCAGCTTGGGGTCTAGACCAGGGCAGGTgccagggatgtgtgtgtgggggggtcagtGCCAACCAAGGCTGGGGTCTGAGGGCAGCTGTTGAGTCCAGTCCATGCTCAGGAGAACATCAAAACAACAGGGAGAATGTCCTAGGGGCAGGATGCTTAGCAGCAGCATGGAGACTGTACTCCCTCGTGGAACAATCAAGCAGCCTCCCACAAGCACCCCCACCCTCAGATCCCTCAGCACTCTGCAGTCTGCTGGGGGCTGACAGATTTCTGCCCAGGTACTCTGGGGATCTGGAGGTGAAGCCCATATCCCAAGTGCTTCTGTCATTGGGCAGATGCCATCTCTGTGGAGGACAGGGACTGACCCTGAGCCTACCCTGCTCCCTGCCCCTGGACGTGTGGGGTGCCCTCAAGTGTATCTTACGCTCCATCTTGGTCTCTCGGTGTTGCCAGGCATAGAAGTTGAGCAGCTCCTTGCGGGCACGCTTCCGTTTCTCCTTCTCGAGAACGCGCAGGCTGGCCGCTTCCGTCCGAGGGAGAACAGGCCTGCGGCCCCGGCGGGTGACCTTCACCCAGCCCTCCTCATCAGggactccctcctcctccttggccTTAGTTTCCTCCTGCACGGAAGAGGCTGTTGATGGGCAGGGATCTACAGCAGGAGGATGTCCCTGACCGGCTAGAGGCCCGCTGCCTCCTCCCTTGGGCACACAGTGTCTGCTGGCCAGAACGGCCCCCACAGTAAGTGTTGGGGGACAGACATATCAAGGATGCTCCCTTCACCTACAGACCATTAGGAGTCCATGCTACCCAGCCAGGTAGCTCGGGTTTCAGCAACACTGGGAGCCCGCACTCGTGGCACCAGCCAGGCCACCACAGTTCCCTCACAGGCGCCACACGGAGCACCGTCCCGTGGCCCTGCTGAAGCCCCACCTCAGCTATCTTCTTGTCATAGGCCTCCATGAATGCGTCTACTTCCATCCTCAGGGCCTCAGGGTCCAGCACAGACTCTTCATAGTCACTGATCCACTCTGCGGGAGAGGGGGACAGGGCGTGATGCAGGCTACCCTGGGAAAGCATCATGTGCCGTTTAAGCCTGTTGAAAGTGGACCAGATTGCTCAGCTGGCACGAGCCCTGGTTGCAGATGCATAGGGCCCAGGCTTGGTTCCAGGTTTcaacatggtggctctcaaccgtctacagctccagttccagggatgactccccttctgacttccttggacaccacacacacacacatacagtgccCATACAAGCacgcaggcaaacacacatacaaaataaactctttaaaattaaaaaaaaaaaaaagcaaactcagAGTGAGAgcacccctcctcctctcccctaaACCCCTCCTGTGCCGAGCCAGCCTGGCAGCCTGGCTCCCTGGCCTTGTGCCAGGGAGAGGGGTACAGCAAGCAGGCTAACGGCTTCCAGCAGATGGCACTACTTTTTATGCCATGGTATAAATTCAGGAGGAGCACACTGATGGAGGTGATCAACCAGGAGCTTCTATAGTCCGCTTCAACCTCCCCAGCATCCTGTCGGGCAGCCTCAGTCTTCCCTTGATGCTGTTACCTGGCCTGTTCTCAGCCAGGCTGCTCCAGCCACCTCTGCTGGGCACTGTGAGCACCAATTTGATGTTttgctgtctgcctgctgcctgctatCTGCCCTTGTCCTTCACCTCTGCCGGCCAAACGCTTAAGGAACACTCATTTAAAACCCAAACTATAGCTATCATAGAACATTGTCCAGGAAGTGAGGGCTAAGAGTGGACATTCAGGTTCCACGCAGATATGACTGGCAAGCTGGGATCCCCTTGCAGAGGCCCCTAATGTCCTGGGATTTAGGGCCCAGATTCACGTGCTAGGAAGGTCCTAGAGGCAGCATGCTAGGCTAATGCCTCCTTGCCTGGTGCTGATGTATCTCAGAAACAGCCCTTCCAGCCCAGGCCTTTAGAAAGAGGGGGACACGTCTTGTGGCAATCATGGATGCTGCCCCCAGAAAGTGTCTCTCACCAACCCCAGGCCCGGGGAAGAAGCACTGACAGAGCCAGCAGTACTGACTGTGAATTCCGCTCTTCACAAGGTGGCTCTCTGTAGAAACCAGCAATGGGCCCTTCAAGTTCAAAGCAGCCGACACTCCACTTGGCTTCTGGAACACCACATAAGCTACCTGAAAGCCCTGGAGGGGGAGAGAAGCAGTGTAGAGCCTGCCTACTTGTGGCGCAAGGTCCCCACACCTGCCTGGAGCCAGGGGATGCGGTACTAGGCAGTTCATCTATCAACCCAGAGTGAGAGGGAGGGCCGGCCAGCCACGCTCCTAGCTACTCAACTGCTCCTGGAACACCTGTTCTAGCTCTTCCCCAGAGGAGGGATTCTTGGGGACTCAGTGAGAAGCAGGCTCACCCCAGCTAGGGCAGGTCATAAACAGACAAGGCACAAACTCAGGGTCAGACTCCCTTGTACGTTAAGTACACATGGGGCAcctggggagaggggacaggaacaGGGCTCCTAGAGCCAGGGTACTTGTCCTGAGGACCACCCTGCTGAAGTGGGAAATGGGCTCTGGAAGACTGcaaggcagagagggaaagaggaagtcaAAGGCGGCGGCACATCTGAGCGAATCAGAAGCCACCACTCTTAACCTCCTAAATCACACATTACAGAGACTCCTATAGGGAGGGTCTCTCTGAAAGCATACTGCTGAGTCCACCCAAGCCCCGGCCCTTGCCCCGACTCCAGTGGAACCTGGTGTTACTGGGTGGCCTACCGGCACCGGCTTGGGATGAAAAAACAGTGACTTTGGCTCCTTGGGGCTCTCGGCAAGGTCAGGCTTCTCCTGCAGCTCTACTGTCTTGATGGTGCCGCAGGAGGCCAGGCATCGAGACAAGCTCTCCTAC
Coding sequences within:
- the Rrp7a gene encoding ribosomal RNA-processing protein 7 homolog A encodes the protein MQPRRKTELPAVSALLVGKMVSRRKKQKAGGHEESIPSPPGYSAVPVKFSEKQQAPHYLYMRQHRVRQGTQSTWPPSRTLFILNVPPYCTQESLSRCLASCGTIKTVELQEKPDLAESPKEPKSLFFHPKPVPGFQVAYVVFQKPSGVSAALNLKGPLLVSTESHLVKSGIHKWISDYEESVLDPEALRMEVDAFMEAYDKKIAEEETKAKEEEGVPDEEGWVKVTRRGRRPVLPRTEAASLRVLEKEKRKRARKELLNFYAWQHRETKMEHLAQLRKKFEEDKQRIELMRAQRKFRPY